In the Malassezia vespertilionis chromosome 8, complete sequence genome, TTGGTACCTTCGAAGCCAAGGTTCCGTCACCAAGACATTTACGTACGTATGCTCCGCACGCAGCCTTGCTTGCACTTCGGCGAGTGGCTGTGGTGAGCAGAGGACTGCCCACGTACCTGTAAATAGGGGCTGTGGACGACGATGTTGGCAGAACCTGCAAGATACGGTGCAAGCCTGTGGATAATGGAATAGGGCTCGTAAGGACTTGCGACCAACAGACTCTTGTCAGTGATTGCTATAGTGCGAACTTACCCATCGAATTGGCCGTCGAACAGCTGCTGCCGCGTTGCAATAAAGTCTTCAATCCCTGCGCGTTTCTTTCGCGCTCGGTTGCGCTCGCGGTCCGTTTTGTACTCTTTTTTTAGTTCGTCCGCCATATGCGCAGCTGTGTGTCAGCAATGTAGATCGCACGTACGCAGCGGCCATTGCGGCTCTGTCGCCGCCCAATGCATTGTACGAAGCACTCGATCTACGTGCATGGGCGTCAGATTGAATTGGGGCATCAGCTCCAGCGAGGGAGGCGAGTCTGCGTCGTGGATCATGTGCACAGATCCGCAGCCGCCCATACGTTCGAGCACGGCTCCCGTGAGCAGCCCCCCGATCCCGTCCACGACGAGAAAACGCCCGCCGGCTTGAACATTTCCGAATGACAGCACTTGCGATAGTGCATCGGGCCGCATTCCGCGGATCTTGTCCGGATTACGCTCAAAGTTGTACGCACATACATTGTACATgtccggcgcaagcggcgtgaAAAACTGCAAATGTTTCGCTTCTTTGCGTTTCATAATCTTTGACTGACTGTACACGGTACGCTGATCGTAGCTTTTATTCGCCTCCAGTTGTCGCTGGATAATTTCACGGCCCGTGGCACCGGCCTCTTTCATGGCCTTGATATCCTCGTAAGAAAGCAGTTGTGATTCACCATCGTCGTAAATGTTCTCGTTTGTCGCCTCGCTTTCTACAAGCGCCTCTGCTGCCGCACGGCGGAGAATTTCGACCTTGTTGTCAGCCTTGATTTCATAGGTAGggccaaacgcgcgccCGATAATGTCCTCCGCTTGGAACGCGCCGAATTTGCCGATAGAAACGATTTGCCCAGGTTCCAAAACAACCTGCTTCATCACACCGGACGGCAGGCGCAGGATGGTCGGCATGTTTTTTGGTACGAATGCTGTTCTCCGCCGCAATTGCTCGTTGTCCAAGATGGGATGCGGCTCACATCGCATTTTCTTGAGTGGGGGTGTCTCGTCATCCCGTGCGGTTGGAGTAAAGGTATCTACTAGCGTGCTTTCCTGCAGCTCCATTGCAGTGTCCGCCGCAGGATGCACCGTAGCTTGCATAGAGGCCAGCTGGAGCGgcactttttttttggcgcgctcgcaGGATCACGTGGCTTTCGCTACCTCCATGGCAGGCGTCCTCCCCACGGCGGAATGGGAACAAGACCCAGAATTCGAGGTGCGTTGCGGCCTGGAATACTGATAAGTAGAAAGGAATCCAGGCGATTCTTGCGCCAATGATTGCAAGCGGTGCATCGGAGCAGGAACTGAAAGATACAATGGCCAGCGCGAAACAGTATTTCCTCCAGCGAAAGTGCGTACCGCTCTCCGCTCACATCAGGACCGCGGTTGGTGAGCGTGTAGATACGACCACTCAGCAGGCTGAGCAAACGGAAGAGGCAAAAGATACAGAGCAGTATCCACCCTCTTTCAATACGATTGTCGAGCTCATCGCTACGGGACAAGGAGACAAAATTAAGGGCGTGCGTGAGATCCCGTTGAAGATAAACCAAGTTGCCCCTAGCGAATCAAGCTTGGAGCCACCCAAGAAGCCATGGGAATAGTGGCTCCTGCCCCCTCAACTGTACCATCGCGTGTCGCACTCCTCCACATTGCGCGTTGTGAATCACATGACCAAAAAAACCATGTGTCGCCGCCATTTTTACGCATCTCCCGTGCCAAACCGCCAATATGGGGAAAGAAGATTCAATTTCGGATGGCAATACCCCCCATAACGCGTATGAATTAAGCGAATGTATTGAGAAATATCCATATAAGCTTGCTACAGGCGATGCGGATGTGCGTGCACTAGCGCAGACAGCCACCAAGACTTTGTTCGACCACGGTACGTTCTGCCACGCACGCGATACTAACCTGCTAGGAGTGAAATACGAGTCAGCATCACTACCGTACATTTCCTCGCTACTTGAGTCTGTGGCGCCGCATATTTCAAGCTCGATTTCCAAGAGGACACACCCCCTTTTCCCAGCGACGGACCTGAACGAGCTTATCCTGGACGGTATGGATAACGACCAGCTATGGCAGCAGCTTGAGTTGCGCTCGGGAAAATTGGGCCGCGTACTGGACACAGTGATGAGCTCCGGTATGGAAATGGACAGTGAAGACGAGGAAGGGACGTGCGATACCAACTCAATGTCTACAAACGATGCGGATAACGATGCAGATGACGATGAGGGCTGGGAAGATGCAAGTGAAGATGCGGAGGAGGGGTTTGCAGGTGCCTCGGACCTGAGCGATGTGGATCCTGATGAGCTCATTTACGAGCCACTGCACAGTgaggagcagcagcagcatgtGAAGCAGGTGaaggagcgcgaagagctTATGCGCATGTATGGAATTCGGGGCCCCGTTCCCGGCGACCAGGATCTTATTGATTTGCTGGACGACGAGCAAGGCTCGAGCCGCGGCCGAAAGCCCAAGCATCCGTCATTGGACGACGATTTCTTCTCCATTGACGAATTCAACAGGTTGACGGAGCAGGATGAACGTGGTGAAAATGCGGCGGAACCTGGCCTGGACTTGTTTACGCCGGTGAATGTGGAAGCagaagaggaagacgaggaggaagatTCCGGCGATCCAGCGCATATGAGCGGTACAGATATCCATTACAGCGACTTTTTTGAGCCGCCAAAAgaggccaagcgccgcacgggGAAGAGCAGGCCGCCAGTAGCCCATCCAGAGGTCCCTGTGTGCAAGCACCGTGTGCGGTTTAATGAGCAAGTGCGTGTCCGTCCCATTAAAAAGTGTTCTCAACGACAAACCGCTGGTTTGCTGATGTCACCGCCGGATGGCGGGTGGGAGAAGGATGCATCGCACAAAGACGAAATCGAGGTTGAAGACGCGGTCTCGGGCATGCCGGAGGAGAACAGCGAGTCTTgggacgaggaagaggaagaggaggtggaagaagaggaggaagaagaggaagaggaagaggaggaagaagaggaagaggaagaggaagaggagggCGACGGGATGGACGTTGACGAATCTGATACCTTTGAAACcgaagaagaaaaagaagcgcacaTGCTCCAGCGCGTATCGAACGATTTGTTTGACGACGGCCAAGATGCCGAGCTTGACGACCGTTCTACGCACGAACGtcgccttgcagcgctcaaCGAAGAAATTGCGCAGTATGAGCAAGAAAACgtgcaaaaaaaaagctGGGCGCTGATGGGCGAAGCTTccacgcgcgagcgcccTGTGAATAGCCTGCTCGAAGAGGACCTGGACTTTGAGCATACCGCCAAAGTCAAGCCGGTCGCAACAGAGGAGCGCATTGACTCGATTGAGGAGATGATCAAGCAACGCATTCTTGCGAAGCAGTACGACGACGTAATACGCCAGCAAGACATGGACACACTTCCCTTTGCGCCGTCCAAACTGCTCGAGCTGAGCGACGCGAAGAATGCCAAGAGTCTCGCGGAGCTGTACGAAGACGAGTaccgcactgcgcacggcgaaaGCGATGCTCCTCTTGCCGGAGCCGATGCAAAGCTAGCCAATGAACATACGCAGATTGGCAACGACCTTGACCGGCTTCTCAACAgcctcgatgcgctcagCAATGCACACTACACGCCAAAAGCACCGAAAGCCGCCATTACAACGATATCCAATACACCCTCTATTGCGATGGAATCCGCGCTGCCCTCGACCATGTCGACCGGCACGATGCTTGCGCCCGAAGAAGTGTATGCGGCGTCGACCCATGCGCCAGCCATGACTGGGGCCAAGAGCGAAATGGCTCCTGGAGaaaagcgcaagatgcacaaccagctgcgccaagtcaagcgcaagcgcaatgACCGGATCCGCCGTGCGGAGGACGAAATTGCGCGTAGCCGCGGCGCCCCTCTTACTAAAGGCACCAAGACGGAGAAAGACAAGGCGCTGAAAAGTCTGATGGGCAACAAAGGCGTGTCTGTCGTCGGCAAAGACAGCAAGCGCACTGGGTTCCAAGACAGGCAAGCCAAGCAAAGTATACCAGCGGGGTCGCAATGGAAATTGTAGAAGATAGCTACGACATGCCTATGTGTCTGATCTGTGTGCCCAGCACCGCCTGTGTCCGTTGCAGGATGGCAGGGGATGTATTCATATTGCATATCACGTACAACACATTGCCGAGCGGGCGCAGATGGATGCAAAAGGCATCAtcgcttgcgtgcgcgtcggcgctgggcggaCACGCTGGGTGCTCTGCCGTCTGGACATGCATCGTGCGGAGGCGTTGGAGCAGCGTGTCGGCAATGTTGGACGCATACCCCGCGTCTTGATCGACAAGCGCGATTTTCAGGACAGTGCCGAGTGCCATGACGCTTTCGACGTGTGCATACGCCgagaggcgctgcacaaactGCTTGTTCCAGAAACTCCATATTGTGGTGCTTCCCCAGTCCTCCTGGTGCTTGGCCCAGTCGCCGCGCATGTGCATTTCATCGAGGATCGCAAACGtttcgagcgcgacgctgcagccaACAGGGTGCGCCGTGTAGCTATGGCCGTGCAAGAGCGCGCGTGTTTTTTCGTCCGAGTGCGCAAACGTGTCAAAGATGCTGGACGATGCAAGTGTCGCTGAGAGCGGCACGAGGCCGCCCGAGAGGATCTTGGCGTAGCATGCGATATCCGGGCTTGTGCCCAGCAcgtctgcggcgctggggATGCCGATGCGAAAGAGCCCGGTAAAGATCTCGTCGTAGATCACCGGAAGGCCTTGCCACTGCGACGGCGTGCGGGAAACATGTTTGCCGCCAAACAAGGCtgcctgctcgcgcaccacGTCGACCAAGCACCGCTGGAAAAGGGGATCTACAAACAACATTCCGCCTGCCCCCATGACGAGCGGCTCGAGGACCAAGGCGCCAAAGCGGCGCCCTTCGTCGCGGACCAGCCGCGTGAGAGTTgtgtgcagcatcgcgcggtAGTTTTCGTacagctcgccgtgctgcatgcgACGAGTGACGTCGTACGCCTCCTGCATCGAGTCGAACGTGGCGAGGTGTATTTCATCGCGCGCTGTATCGCGCTCCCAGTGCGCCCAGTCGCGATTGGGGCGCACAATGACGTGGACCTTTCCGTGCTTGACACGCAGAGTGGGCGGTGCAAGCCAGTAGCCCCGTCCCTTGTACCACGCCACATGGTCGCTGTACACACTCGGCTCGCACGCATCCATTACGCCGATCGTATCGCCGTGGTAGCTGCCTTGCAAGCCGAGTACTTGCCATTCCCTATCCTCGCCCTCGCCCTCGGCATAGCGGCGCACCGACGACTGGATCGCCATCTTGAGCGCGACTTCCATAGCCGTGCTCCCATCGTCGCTAAAAAACACCCTGCTTGCCCATCCGTGGCCGGGCGCGCTGAAGGAGAGAGGACGCTTCCCAAGCAGCGTCTCGCtcagcgcgagcgcaggcTCGTTCGTCGCGCCTGGGAACAGCACATGGCCGTACCGCCCcgcagcgtacgccgccgccgcaccGAGCCGGGCATGACCGTGTCCCAACACCTGCGTCCACCACGAAGCGGACCCAtcgagcgcaggcgcgaGCAGCGACGTTTGCGGTGTGTTGTTGTGCACCGCAAAGAAATCGCCGTAGGCGCTGTCGATGACCATCACGTCCTCGTCCGTGTACCGCCCGTGCTGGGTGAATGGCCACCAGCACACCTCGCGCGTTTTGCTTGCCATGGTAGAAAGGCGGGCGAGACGtttggcgtgcgctgcgcgcaaatgccgcACGACATCGAGCATGCtcgtgccgctgccgtCCTCGCGGCCATGGACGAGGCCTATGTAGTAGTCACGCATCCGTGCATGGTCCTCCTCGTCGCACACGGCACGtaccggcggcgcgccccAGCCGTCTCCGTTGGGCCCGCCGAGAGCAAAGACGGGAATTGCGTACTCCTCGGCCAAGAGCGATTGCAGATACGCATCGTTTTGGTACCGCTGCGAAGGGAACATGAGCACAGCCTCGACATCGTACCCACGCATCCGCAGACTCTCCAgcgcggagcgcgtcgtACTGATGCCTCCCAGTTTGCTGGAGCCGACAAGGACGACGGGCAGGCGCAGTGGGCGCAAAAGGTCCGCCTGGGACGACccgctcggcgcgggcgaGTTGACACCGCCTGCGGTCTCGATGATCGCAGCCGCTGGCacagatgcgcgcgcctgctgcagcagccaggcgccgatgccgctCACAATCtgtgcgtcgtgcgcgtcgtgcggcaGTGTCCCAGCCTTCTGCACAGACGCGAGATGCGGCGAGACTGGCTCTGCAAACTGGAGCATCGTCGAGCTGTGCACCCACGGCGCATACTGCTGCAGATGCCCCGCATCCATCTCGTGCGGGGGCCCGGTCGAGACGGGTTTCAAGTACGCGACGCGTTctgcatctgcgcgcggcgcaagcgtgcgcggtCCCCGCACGCTCGCGTCAGCGGAGCACAGAGTGCCTGCAAGTGCATATCCCGTCGAAAAGATCGTCTTGCCTACCTCTGTATCCGCGCCAAACACCTGGTGCGCACGCATCCCCGCAAATagctgcgccatggcgtctggcaagcgcgccacgccACGTGGCGTTAAaaacacgcgcgcgtcccTCGTTTGTTTTCGCACTCGCGGCATGTCTGGAGagcaagccgcgcgtgtCGCGGCGTATGCCAATGCCGACGCGACGAATAACAGCATCTCTCCTACGCAGGATGTGCTACAGTCGTATTTGAATGATGCCGCTGTGGCGCATGAGAGCAATGCACCGGCGCCTGCGCTTCCCGAGACGTGGAACATGTCGTTCCAGACGATAggcaggagcgcgacggtgcTTGGCAAGCACCGCGATACGACTGAGtttgacgatgcgccgcgcccccGCCGCATGCCTTCTGCTGGCGTTCTGAGCGACGTGTCGCCGCGCCCATTGTACCACGGCGTGAGTATCCAAGCGTGGAATGCGTCCACGGATGCGGCAGACGTGCGGACCGAGCCGTTCGACTCTCTCTCACCCATATCCTCGCACATCGGCAGCGTGGCGAATACGCCAAATATCGCGGCCggtgcgctggagcgcatggGGCGCCCTTTTTCTGCGTTTGCGTCGCCcaacagcagcgcgacgatgcagtCGGCGCAAGATGCGCGAGAATACTTTACGCAGACCAGCGGCTCAGAGGCTGGCTCGCCGCCCATCGCTGCTGGCGCGTCGACATTCAagccgcgcagcggcgcgttcGTCGAAGAGTTttccagcagcagcggctcAACGCGCGAAACACACCGCGTAAAGCACTACGACGGATTTGTCCTTCCCGCGATGCACATGGACGAGTTTATGCGCCATTCACCGATCccttcgcgctcctcgcaCAGCCGGCAGTCGGACTCGTTCAAgagtgcgcgccgcgagtCGCCGTTTGCCCAAGGCACGATgccgacgcagcgcgcgagcgaaTTCCGCGTCGCCCCCCAAAAGTTTGCCGACCCCATCGAGCCGCGCTTTGAGGAGCTGCAGGAGGAGATGGAGACGATCGACGAAGCGCCCACTCCACCGCGCGTGCCCGCAGCTtcgatggcgcgcgccgacacCCACGACGGCACGCAGGCGTCGGCGATGGCGTCTGTGCTTGACGAGTACGCCAACCAAAGCCCACcggcggagcgcgacgccagtcctgcgccgccgctcgccaCCTGGACCTTTGCTGCAGAGCCCGGCGTTGATTCGCCGAATTTGCACGACCGCATGGCCTACCTGCGCAACCTCGGCTTCCAAGTCGAGCGCACAGAGTGGGAGACGAGCGCTGATATGAAtccgcccatgccgcagcCTGCCGGGGAGCCAGCCACACTGCTcagcgtcgaggcgctcaacATCCAAAAGCCGCAGACTGCCGAGGTCggcagcagctggagcgACGCCGAATCGCCGGCGCGCTTAGCGCAGGGGAACCGGAACGTCAGCGGCGTCTCTTTTCTCTATTCGCCACACacagcagcggcgatgggcagcggcggcgtgccgccgccttTGATGCGCCCCCAAGAGTCGCTCGAGCAGGTATTGACGCCCGCGCTCCCGCAGCACCACACGTCAGACTGGGCGACGACCGGCGATATAAGCGCGCAGTCCGTTGTTCAAGGCCCACTGGAGGCGCCCAAAGGCGTCTTGTCTATGCTTGCCTCGCCCGTTCACACCACGCACCAGACGAAACGCATGTCTGGCCTCCAGGCCCCCATGGCGCAGCTGTTTGGCGACGCACCGCTTGCcacgccagcgccagcgccgcggccgcccTCCGTGCTTGACCAGGCGAGCGCGCCCTTAACAGCGCCTCCTGTCGAGGCACCCCCTTCCACCTTTGTCGGCCTCCAGCCAGCCGTGTCTTTTGCGGATACATCGCTGAGTATGCTGGGCCAAGCCGTTGACGACAGGAGCGCCTCGAAGCTCGGGGCGTATTTTGACTTGTCcctgcagcgcgtccaAACGGATTGGGATTCGGGCATCCAAGTGCATCCCCACACCACACCCGGATCCCAGGCGCCCGTTGTTGCAGGGAGAAATTCTGCGCCTCCAGTGGATCCTGGCGATCTTTTCCGGAACAGTGTGCTGCCACGCATGGCACAAGCGATTAAATCTCCCGTCGAATCGATGCAGGAGTTTACCTATATTTTGGACGACCGTGCCGAGCTACGGACGCCTGCGCTGGGCATGCACGAGAGACAGGCGGACCTTTCCACCGCGCCTTTTCTTCCTCCCCTCGACCCCCTCATTcccgacgagcgcgaggtGTTGGGCGTGCCGCCGGTGCCAGAGGCAGCTacgcaaggcgcgtggTCGTACCAGGATCGTGTCGTGGGCCTCTTTACCGAATTTGCTATGGAGCAGCCCAGTACCGCACTCCCGATCGATTTTGTCACCAAGCCCAACTCGGTCCTCTCTCGCGGCCGTCCGGTGAAGAAGACAGACAAGGCGTCGCAGCCCGTCTTTTACGCGAGCCTTGCAGAGACACGCCACCGCCGTGCAGAGCCCATGTATGCATACACGCCCCAGGTCACGAAACCCCCGTTCCAGATGTGGAACTTTGAGGAGGACGACAAGGACATGGAGGAGGTGCACAAGCCAACGCGCAAACCGCCTGTGACGAAAACGGAGCCCTCGCCGCAGTttgccgcgcatggcgcggcaggcgcgcctCCCGAACCGcaggcgaagcgcacgttTGCCTCGCGAAAGATGCATACCAAGTACCATGCCGACGAGCCCGGCACGATCCCCGCCAAGCGTGGCCCATGGTtctggcggcgcggcaatgcTGCTGGAAAAGAGGTGCACTccgaggcgcgcacgagcgAGTCTACGTGGTACGACGCTACCGAGGACCGGCaattgcgcggcacgcccaGCCCACGCAAGTCCAGCTCCACGACCCACACAAGaaagcatgcgcggcgcaccgcccCTCCCAATTTCGAGCCGTCGCAGCCCGGAAAGTACTACTTGGCCAACACCGTGTCTCTTCCCACGCTCAAcattgcacgcacgccagaacagcgcgcgcggaacgAGACGGGCATTCCCGAGACGGAGCCCGCTTTGATCCAGTCACTCCTTGCTGCAccgtcgagctcgacggtgcgtgcgcgtgcaggcatCATCAAGACAATTCCCTATGCAGAAGACGCTGTTCCCCCTGTAGGCCAAGTGCTGGTTGCAGAAGAGCGCAAGATTCTGATGCGCCCCGCGATGTAGGCTATGTAGCTTTAAGgattcgcgcgcaatggcaTCAACCTACCTGgaatcgcgcgcaatggcaTACACTAGCTAGATTCCGCGCAATAGCATACACTACCTGGAATCGCCCCGCGCAGAGAGCTTGTTGAGCAGTTCCTCCGCCATGGGCGACATGTCTGTCCCGGCGAGCACCACCTTCTGCAGGTATTCGTACGCGCGCTTCACATCGCCCTGTTCTACGCGCGTGCTGGACTCGTCGGCACGCTCCTTGGCGCGGAAGAGCTTGCCTTGAAGCTCGCCCATCTCAAACTGCGCGGCAATGACGTAGCTCactgcaaagcgcgcgacgaggccaGCGTCGACGCGGTCCATGGCGCGGTCGACGACCTGAACAAGAAGGCGGTGGAACATGGTGGTGTTGAGCGTATCGCCCTGGCGCTCGTACAAGTCGATGATCCGCGAGATGGCATCCACCGATTCCATCTGGGTGAGAGGGCATGTGAGATGCCGCTTGAAGCAGGCAATCGCATCGCCGTTCCGCCCCAGCCGGTCGTAGCACACGCCGAGCGACGCCCACATGCGCGCATCATAGGGGCGGATGGCTGCGCATTTTTGGTAGTAGTGGATCGCGTACGACCACGCCTCGTTCAGCTCGTACACCTGCCCCAAGCCGTGCCACGGGCGGTAGTCCTGGGGGTTgatttccagcgcgcggcggtacatttccgccgctgcgtggctGTTTTTTAGCTCCAAGTACTCGTGCCCAAGCAGGATCCAGGCCGCGACATAGTCACggtcgaggcgcagcgcgcgcttgaaCGATTCAATCGCGCGGAAGtggtcgctgcgctggtTGTAGTAGTTGCCGATGAGGCAGCACACTTCGGGGCGGTCCTTGCCGATCTTGGCAAActgctggacgagctgcgcaagtgcaccGGCGTGGTCCAACACGTAGAGCGTGTTGGAGTACTCGCTGATGCCATCCATGCGAAACGGatcgagctggagcgcttGCTGGAAGGTATCGGCTGCCTCttcgagctgctgctgcaggtAGAGAGACTGGGCTTTGGAGGTGATCAGGTAGGTAGAGCCGGGAAAGTGGtgcaggagcgcatcgatgcgcgcgaggtTCGCCGCGTCAGCCtgcgtcgcttggcgcgacgcgtacTCGATGAAAAAGACACTCATGAACGAGTTGGGAAGCAGGTCCATGatctgctcgagctcggcgttCGTATTGTCGAGTGTGCGCCCAAGCTCTTGCCATGCGCTCCAATTGTAggcaaaagcgcgcacaCTGGTGAGCAGGCAGTCCATcgcctcgacgcgcttgtgGAGGCGCCGGAGAAGGACGCCTTTGAGAAAGAGGAGGAACGGGTCCTCGGTGtgcacgagcggcgcaaggaggGGCACAAGCGAGGGTGTGTtgggcgcaggcgcgccagTGCCTTGCGCGTTTTTTGCGTacgccagcggcggcagcagctCCTGTTCGTCCTGGTCGCGCTCAAAGATGAGGAAGCGCGCGTAGAGCTGGAGGAAACGCGCCTTCTCAGAGAGCACTGCTTCTCGCTCAAGCAGCCATGCGCATTGGTCGTACTGGCGCTGGTCAAAGCACGATTTCGCGAATGCATACGTTTCCGCTTCCTCATAGGGTATCGTTGTTTGGTCCGCAAAGGTATaggtgcgcggcgcgagcggcgaAGAAAGCTTGGTTTGGTCAAATCGTACATGGTGCGCTGTGTGTGGCGGCACCGGCGATCGCACTCCGCTCGAAGGACTCGCAAGGTCCGCTGGCGAAGGACGCCAGggccacgctgcgccgtccgACACCGTCCGACTCGTGCTCTGGTGCTCGCTCCACGCCGGCGAACGCACATTGAGCGCAGGCGTGGAATGCGTGGGAAAGGTGCCCCCTTCCTTGCTCCGGGGCGTGCTCGCTACAGGCACGCTGCTCCGCGGGATACTATGCAGCAATTCGAGCGCCCTGTGGTAAGCTTCTTGCGCACGTACCAGTGCGATGCAGCACTCAAGCCGCGCTCCGAGAGGTGGCGCGTTGCTTCACGTagtgccgcacgcgccttCCCAGACGTCAAATCATCCAAGGCctccagcgcgtcgaaCCGCGCCATTGTGTCGGCAAGAAGGCGTGTTGTGTTGCCAcgtgcttttgcgcgtcttggcgACCTTGTAGCGCCATGGCCACGTTTCAGTcggagcaggcgcaaggCAAGCTGCTGTCCAGGTTTCACATGCCTTCGAAGCGCAAGGTGCCGGGCGAgagcagtgcgccgccgcagcctgCGCCTGAGGCGCCacccgcgccgctcgctcCGCCTACGCACGAGCCGAGCTACTTGTGCCAAtggcgcacgccgtcgaTGCGGAAGCACAAGACGTGGGAAGGCGACGCGGTGCTTGTCCTGCATGGGAACGGCACGACATGTTCGCTTCGCAGCGTGCACGacggcaagctgcttgtCACCAACGCCGCGTTTCGACGCCCAGGCGTGCGGGACGGCGACGAGCTTTACGTGGGCGGAAAGGAGATTTTAATTGAGCGCAGTATGGACCCTGTGGCAGAGCAGGAGGACGCGCCGAAGCATGTAGCCGTGAAGCGTGTGtgtcgcggcgcgacgcccgTGTCGCAGTTTTATGCACCTGCGCAAAagccaagcgacgcgccgcttgcgcgccgtatGGTCCAGgagccgcacgcgcggtaCGACGCAAACGCGCCCGGCGCGATTGTCATGACACGCCCCAACGAAGAGCACAGAGCGCTCTATGGCCGTGGAATGCCGGTGGTCGacgtcgtgctcgagcCTGCCTTGACGCGCGTTTTACGGCCCCACCAAATCGACGGCGTGCGTTTTCTGTACGAAGCGGCGATGGGCATCACTTCGCTGAAAcaaggcgatgcgctgcgcggccaagGTGCGATTCTTGCCGACGAAATGGGTCtcggcaagacgctgcaaACGATAACCTTGATCGTCACTCTCCTGCGGCAAAACTGCTATTTCTCCTCTGTCACAGCCGGCACGATTGAGAAAGCACTCGTGGTGTGTCCCCTTACGCTTGTCATGAACTGGAAACGCGAGTTTCGCAAATGGATTGGGCGCAGCTCCATTGGTGTCCTTGCCGTCGAGGGCGACGGCCGCAACGAAGTGGAGCGCTTTGTGAGCGGGCGGCAGTACCAGGTTTTGATTATTGGGTacgagcgcctgcgcagctgtgcaaaaCAGCTCGCCAAGACGACGCCACCGATTGGGCTCGTGGTGTGCGACGAGGGCCACCGGCTCAAGTCTAAAGATACCAAGACGGCCAAGTGCTTCGACCTGTTCAAGACCAGCAGGCGGATCCTGCTCACCGGCACGCCGATCCAAAACGACTTGCGCGAGTTTTATACCATGGTCGATTTTGTATACCCGGGCATGTTTGACCAGTACTCGGTGTTCAAGCGCGTGTTTGAAGACCCGATCATGCGCAGCCGAATGCCGCACGGCTCGCCAGAggccgctgcgctgggccg is a window encoding:
- the cut23 gene encoding Anaphase-promoting complex subunit 8 (BUSCO:EOG092613S3; COG:D; COG:O; EggNog:ENOG503NU5Y), with product MARFDALEALDDLTSGKARAALREATRHLSERGLSAASHWALELLHSIPRSSVPVASTPRSKEGGTFPTHSTPALNVRSPAWSEHQSTSRTVSDGAAWPWRPSPADLASPSSGVRSPVPPHTAHHVRFDQTKLSSPLAPRTYTFADQTTIPYEEAETYAFAKSCFDQRQYDQCAWLLEREAVLSEKARFLQLYARFLIFERDQDEQELLPPLAYAKNAQGTGAPAPNTPSLVPLLAPLVHTEDPFLLFLKGVLLRRLHKRVEAMDCLLTSVRAFAYNWSAWQELGRTLDNTNAELEQIMDLLPNSFMSVFFIEYASRQATQADAANLARIDALLHHFPGSTYLITSKAQSLYLQQQLEEAADTFQQALQLDPFRMDGISEYSNTLYVLDHAGALAQLVQQFAKIGKDRPEVCCLIGNYYNQRSDHFRAIESFKRALRLDRDYVAAWILLGHEYLELKNSHAAAEMYRRALEINPQDYRPWHGLGQVYELNEAWSYAIHYYQKCAAIRPYDARMWASLGVCYDRLGRNGDAIACFKRHLTCPLTQMESVDAISRIIDLYERQGDTLNTTMFHRLLVQVVDRAMDRVDAGLVARFAVSYVIAAQFEMGELQGKLFRAKERADESSTRVEQGDVKRAYEYLQKVVLAGTDMSPMAEELLNKLSARGDSR